In Chaetodon auriga isolate fChaAug3 chromosome 7, fChaAug3.hap1, whole genome shotgun sequence, a genomic segment contains:
- the mab21l1 gene encoding putative nucleotidyltransferase MAB21L1, with translation MIAAQAKLVYHLNKYYNEKCQSRKAAISKTIREVCKVVSDVLKEVEVQEPRFISSLSEMDNRFEGLEVISPTEFEVVLYLNQMGVFNFVDDGSLPGCAVLKLSDGRKRSMSLWVEFITASGYLSARKIRSRFQTLVAQAVDKCSYRDVVKMVADTSEVKLRIRDRYVVQITPAFKCTGIWPRSAAHWPLPHIPWPGPNRVAEVKAEGFNLLSKECYSLNGKQSSAESDAWVLQFAEAENRLLLGGCRKKCLSVLKALRDRHLELPGQPLNNYHMKTLVSYECEKHPRESDWDENCLGDRLNGILLQLISCLQCRRCPHYFLPNLDLFQGKPHSALENAAKQTWRLAREILTNPKSLEKL, from the coding sequence ATGATAGCCGCCCAGGCAAAATTGGTGTATCACCTCAACAAATACTACAACGAGAAATGTCAGTCTCGAAAAGCAGCCATCTCCAAGACCATCCGGGAGGTGTGCAAGGTGGTATCGGATGTCCTGAAGGAGGTCGAGGTGCAGGAACCCCGCTTCATCAGCTCTCTCAGCGAGATGGATAATCGTTTCGAGGGACTGGAGGTCATTTCACCCACCGAGTTCGAGGTTGTGCTCTATCTGAATCAGATGGGAGTATTCAACTTTGTGGATGACGGATCTCTCCCGGGCTGCGCCGTGCTCAAGCTCAGCGACGGCCGCAAGAGAAGCATGTCTCTCTGGGTTGAATTCATCACAGCCTCCGGTTACCTCTCGGCACGCAAGATCCGATCGAGATTTCAGACACTGGTGGCGCAAGCAGTGGATAAATGCAGCTACAGAGATGTTGTCAAAATGGTCGCTGACACCAGTGAGGTGAAGTTGCGCATCAGAGACAGATATGTGGTGCAAATCACGCCGGCGTTCAAGTGCACTGGGATCTGGCCGCGAAGCGCCGCGCACTGGCCTCTCCCTCACATCCCCTGGCCGGGACCTAACCGGGTGGCAGAAGTCAAAGCGGAAGGTTTCAATCTTTTATCCAAAGAGTGCTACTCCTTGAACGGCAAGCAGAGCTCAGCAGAGAGCGACGCCTGGGTCTTGCAGTTCGCCGAGGCCGAGAACCGGCTCCTCCTGGGTGGATGCAGGAAGAAGTGCTTGTCAGTCCTCAAAGCCTTACGCGACCGTCACCTCGAACTGCCCGGACAACCCCTGAACAACTACCACATGAAAACTTTGGTTTCCTACGAGTGTGAGAAGCATCCCAGGGAGTCGGACTGGGATGAGAACTGCCTCGGCGACCGTCTGAACGGGATACTATTGCAGCTTATTTCATGTTTGCAGTGCAGAAGGTGCCCGCATTATTTCCTGCCCAATTTAGACCTGTTTCAAGGAAAACCTCACTCTGCTCTAGAGAACGCAGCCAAACAGACTTGGCGACTGGCAAGAGAAATACTGACCAACCCCAAAAGCTTGGAGAAACTCTGA